In the Bacillaceae bacterium S4-13-56 genome, ACAAGATGCCTGAGAATGAAAAACTTTTTCCTATAAGCGAGCTCACCAACAAGTTTGATATTAGCTCGAGAACCATTCGATATTACGAGGAAATAGGGATGATTACTTCCGAGGACCGGGACAGCCCTACCCAGCAGCGGGTGTATACTAATAGACAGCGCCGCCGGTTGAAAATGATCCTCCGCGGGAAAAAACTCGGATTCAGCCTGCAGGAAATTAAAGAAATGATCGATCTTTACGAAACTAACCCACAAGGTGCAGAAGAGAAAAAAAGAATCATTCAACACGCCGACAGCAAACTCCAAGAACTCGACGAACAAATTCACCAACTCCAACTTCTCAAACAAGAAATACAAACGTACAAACAAAAATACCAACAAGAAGATGGATAAACTAGGGAGAATTTTCTAATTAATATTGTCTCCACACGATTCTTTGACGAAAGACGGTTGGATGGACATGATACCTGTCCCCCCGGCTTAACTTGGGACACTTTGGGCCTTCCAGGTAGTTTATACCCTCACCTACTCTTTTCGCTTCACTTAAGACTTGAGGTTGGCGGTATTACTGCCCGTTTATGCAGGACAAACATAAAAAAGGAGAGGATTAGATGACAGTTACGATTCATGGGGTGCTTGAAAGGAATGCAAGAAAGTATGGAGAAAAGGAGGCGTTTATTACTTCGGGAACCCGGCTTAGTTATCGGGAAATGAATGATCGTTGCAATCAGATGGCCAGGAAATGGCAGGAGCAAGGGGTCTCGCGTGGAGACAGAATGGCAGTCATGGCAAGAAATAACGAGAACTTTTTTTACGCCTATTTTTCCTTAATGAAAATAGGTGCTGTACCAATGCCTATGAACATTCGCTTGACTCCAAATGAAATCGCTTCCATTTTGACGAATTGTGATGCTGATGGAATTTTGTTTGAAAATGAGCTTCAAGAGACCGTTTCCAATGCACTAAATTCTGTATCTGTTAGGCATTCTTTTTCGATTCAAAATGCTTTAGAAGATGCATCACATTATCCAACAGAAGATTTGAACCTATCTATTGGCCCGCAAGACATTTGTGAAATTTTGTTCACATCAGGGACTACCGGTATTCCGAAGGGTGTCCTTTTCAGCCATGAACGGGTTCTGGCCATTGCAAATGCAGTTTCTCTTAATTTTTCCTTATCCAATGAAGACAAAATGCTAACGTTGATGCCCTTGTCCCACTCTGCCCCTTTAAATACTTTTTTCATGAGTGGCCTTTATTGTGGAGCCTCCCATGTTATTGGAGACTTTGCACCAAAAACCTTTTTATCTCTAATTGAGCAGGAAAAAACAACCTTTTCTTTCGCAGCACCCGTCGCCTATCTTTTAGCCGCAAAAGACCCGACTATTAAGAATTATGACCTGTCGAGCATGCGAGTGTTTGCTTATGGAGGGGGACCATTAGCCCTTGCTTCCTATCAGTTTGTCAAAAAAGCCTTTCAGAACGATAACTTTTATCAGGTGTATGGACTTACAGAGGCAGGTCCTAACGGGATCTTGCTACACCCACAGGAACATCTTGAAAAAGCGGGCAGCATTGGGAAATATCCGACTGTAAACATGGAGTTAAGGGTAGTGAATGAAGAAGGGGAAGATACTGGTCCTAATGAGTACGGCGAAATCATATTGTCCGGCGACAGTTTAATGCTGGAATACTACAATAATCCAGACGAGACTTTAGCAGCTATCAGAGATGGATGGCTGTACACCGGGGATATCGCGTATAAAGATGGGGATGGTTATGTGTACATCGTGGACCGAAAGAAGAATGTCATCATATCCGGCGGGGTTAATATTTACCCAAGAGAAATCGAAGAAGTGTTGGCCAAGCATGAAGGAGTGCTTGAATCCTGCGTTATTGGAGTTCCGAACGAGGAATGGGGAGAAACGGTAAAAGCCGTCATTGTTCGTAAAGGTGTCGTCACCGAAGAAGAATTACAATCCTATGCCAGCGACTATCTTGCTGACTACAAACGTCCACGCATCTATTCATTCGTTGACGAACTCCCACGAAACGCAAGCGGAAAAATCCTTAAGCAGCAGGTTAAATAACTGTTAGAAGGTTGGTGGTTGACCTAGAGCCTGTCTACGCTCCAGGGCCGGACAGGTATCTTGGTATTTTTTTAATAGTAATCCATTATTTATTCTGTTCAGTCCTAATTATTTGATTTTAGGTGAATAGAGGCCTGCTATTCGCCCTTTATTAACTTGGATTTGTGATTTTGGACGAATAGAGACTTATAATGTATCCGTAACATTAGACACTAGAAACAACAAAATAAGATAAACACTAGGGCCAGACCCTCAGTACGTAAAGGTTAAGGTACTGAGGGTCTGGCCCTTTTTTATGAAGCAGATTCTGGCACTAAATAGAGCGTTTGCTTTCAAACAGAGTCCCATTGTTCGTGAGTTTGACCAGTACATCGTATCACTCTATTTTTTCTATGTTCTAGCCTTATTAATAGCGTCAAACAATTTAGCTGGGGGTAATTTGCTTAATTCAACATCCCCTGCTAGTGTAGGCTTCGCATGTTTACGAACAAACACATCCGCATTATGGGCGTCTAAGCCCTTTTCCAAAATTAAATATTGATATAATTTTTCACAAGGAGAATAAATAAATTTCTCATTTTGGAAGGCATTCATTGCTTGCTCTCGGTCCATATCACATACCTTCATCAAAACACGCAGAATTTCATCATCCTTGACCTTTGCTTCATATAACGCGGCAGTCATGAGTTTTATCTCATCATTACTAACAAAATGTTCTTTTGAAAATCTTGAATACATGTTCATTCCTCCCTAATGAATGCTAGGACCTCCCCTCCCCAGAAAGTTAAAGGTTTAGCGTACGAAGGCCTGGTCCTTTTTTTTCTAAT is a window encoding:
- a CDS encoding AMP-binding protein produces the protein MTVTIHGVLERNARKYGEKEAFITSGTRLSYREMNDRCNQMARKWQEQGVSRGDRMAVMARNNENFFYAYFSLMKIGAVPMPMNIRLTPNEIASILTNCDADGILFENELQETVSNALNSVSVRHSFSIQNALEDASHYPTEDLNLSIGPQDICEILFTSGTTGIPKGVLFSHERVLAIANAVSLNFSLSNEDKMLTLMPLSHSAPLNTFFMSGLYCGASHVIGDFAPKTFLSLIEQEKTTFSFAAPVAYLLAAKDPTIKNYDLSSMRVFAYGGGPLALASYQFVKKAFQNDNFYQVYGLTEAGPNGILLHPQEHLEKAGSIGKYPTVNMELRVVNEEGEDTGPNEYGEIILSGDSLMLEYYNNPDETLAAIRDGWLYTGDIAYKDGDGYVYIVDRKKNVIISGGVNIYPREIEEVLAKHEGVLESCVIGVPNEEWGETVKAVIVRKGVVTEEELQSYASDYLADYKRPRIYSFVDELPRNASGKILKQQVK
- a CDS encoding MerR family DNA-binding protein; the protein is MPENEKLFPISELTNKFDISSRTIRYYEEIGMITSEDRDSPTQQRVYTNRQRRRLKMILRGKKLGFSLQEIKEMIDLYETNPQGAEEKKRIIQHADSKLQELDEQIHQLQLLKQEIQTYKQKYQQEDG